The Acidobacteriota bacterium genome has a segment encoding these proteins:
- a CDS encoding ATP-binding protein encodes MPRSNLHYGHLTLGLAGSVIMLALAAQAVLLAQPRELFAQAPALETVAAIRERAAWTPSKEVVRVQGVVTLSDGRRALLFVQDATGGVFVDPAAPAGNWAGSDVVAVTGTAVMTSRGPTIVGARVEPVAPGVMPEPRALSALAGRAMAADASLIAIEGVVRAVRPSAQGVEATIRTADGTLTLVLPAPAGAGETPVDAVIRAEGVLSHVMAGDRSLQRRELIATSPVGMVSAPPSQPFQLPELAVADLRRPLSGNQLIRRGRVSGVVTRQRVGRSLHVRTATLPIRVESEQATAVAPGDRVDVVGFPELDGFSPFMADAMFRRVESGPAPAPVEATIGELSDGSRDAELVRVEGTFLTGERGRDEHTLVIQDGDLVFNAYVPLGEASRLPGGLRRGQRVQLTGICAVIVDSDRVPRSFRLQLRDAADVAIVAPGPPMPLASRVPWWAWLSIALAAVAAGAAGFVYRAGRAKEQTIRRQLARESALKARFDDLFERSSEILIVHDRRGRVSTLNRAGEQATGYSREELRMLDPNWIFGADYLDAITRMIAEGTDSTPRAFRSELVPRRGTRVPIDVHARVLVGDGQVVGVTAIARDLSERDRLENELRQAQKMEAVGRLATGIAHDFNNLITVLLGYSDELIEQVPEGSDWQRSAIEIRRAAERASGLTQQLLSFSRRQAAVAHTVDLNLVVANMEDLIRRLLGPEIRLEFSLDPNLATIRADGAQIGQVVMNLVVNARDAMPKGGVLAIETANVELGSEHLDVIPGPHVSLCVRDSGVGMAADVRNRLFEPFFTTKESGQGTGLGLSLVQGIVRQSGGHIVVESQPGAGSAFHVYFPRQVDEAPAPLIAPPAAVSSVSVKGEGTVLLAEDDRPVRRLVVTELGRRGFTVLEAEDGRAALDLFLQHQDTIDIVVTDVVMPRMNGADLAKEVERIRPGTKLLFISGHPERAGSGVDPTGVTNLLMKPFTADTLASRIKDTLSGKKEPDGWNG; translated from the coding sequence GTGCCACGTTCGAACCTTCACTACGGACACCTGACGCTCGGTCTCGCCGGTAGCGTGATCATGCTGGCCCTCGCGGCACAGGCCGTCCTGCTCGCGCAACCACGCGAACTGTTCGCGCAAGCACCCGCCCTCGAGACCGTCGCCGCCATCCGCGAGCGCGCGGCGTGGACGCCGTCGAAAGAAGTGGTGCGCGTGCAGGGTGTCGTGACCCTGAGTGACGGGCGCCGCGCGTTGCTGTTTGTGCAGGATGCGACCGGCGGCGTGTTTGTGGACCCCGCGGCCCCGGCGGGGAACTGGGCCGGCAGCGATGTCGTGGCGGTAACCGGCACGGCGGTGATGACGAGCCGTGGTCCCACCATTGTCGGCGCCCGCGTCGAGCCCGTGGCTCCTGGTGTGATGCCGGAGCCGCGAGCGCTGTCGGCACTAGCGGGACGGGCGATGGCCGCCGACGCCAGCCTGATCGCGATTGAGGGCGTGGTGCGCGCCGTCCGGCCGTCCGCCCAGGGCGTTGAAGCCACCATTCGCACCGCCGACGGCACGCTGACGCTGGTGCTGCCGGCGCCGGCCGGAGCCGGCGAGACGCCGGTCGATGCGGTGATCCGCGCCGAGGGCGTGTTGTCGCACGTGATGGCCGGCGACCGGTCGCTGCAGCGCCGCGAGCTGATCGCGACCTCGCCTGTTGGCATGGTGAGCGCACCGCCGTCCCAACCGTTTCAACTACCCGAGCTGGCGGTGGCCGACCTCCGCCGGCCGCTGTCGGGAAACCAGCTGATCCGGCGCGGACGTGTCAGCGGCGTGGTCACCCGCCAACGCGTCGGCCGCTCGCTGCACGTGCGGACCGCGACGCTGCCGATTCGCGTCGAATCGGAGCAGGCCACTGCGGTGGCGCCAGGCGACCGCGTTGACGTGGTGGGATTTCCTGAGCTCGACGGCTTCAGCCCGTTCATGGCCGACGCGATGTTCCGGCGCGTGGAGTCAGGCCCTGCGCCGGCGCCGGTTGAGGCCACGATCGGCGAGTTGAGTGATGGCTCGCGAGACGCCGAACTGGTGCGGGTCGAGGGCACTTTTCTCACGGGCGAACGCGGGCGCGACGAGCACACGCTGGTCATCCAGGACGGCGACCTGGTCTTCAATGCGTACGTGCCACTGGGCGAGGCGTCGCGGCTGCCAGGCGGACTGCGCCGCGGCCAGCGGGTACAACTCACCGGCATTTGCGCGGTCATTGTCGATAGCGACCGCGTGCCGCGCTCGTTCCGGCTCCAGCTGCGCGATGCGGCGGACGTGGCCATCGTGGCGCCGGGCCCGCCCATGCCGCTGGCCTCGCGCGTCCCCTGGTGGGCGTGGCTCAGCATTGCCCTGGCCGCCGTGGCGGCGGGCGCCGCGGGCTTCGTCTATCGCGCCGGCCGGGCCAAGGAGCAGACCATTCGCCGCCAGCTCGCGCGTGAGTCGGCCCTCAAGGCGCGCTTCGACGACCTGTTCGAGCGCTCGAGCGAGATCCTGATCGTGCACGACCGCCGGGGCCGGGTCTCGACGCTCAATCGCGCCGGCGAGCAGGCCACCGGCTACTCGCGCGAAGAGCTGCGGATGCTCGACCCGAACTGGATCTTCGGCGCCGACTATCTCGACGCGATTACCCGGATGATCGCCGAGGGCACCGACAGCACGCCACGGGCGTTTCGATCGGAGCTGGTGCCGAGGCGCGGGACCCGTGTGCCGATCGATGTGCACGCCAGGGTACTGGTCGGCGACGGCCAGGTAGTGGGTGTGACCGCGATTGCCCGCGACCTGAGCGAGCGCGACCGTCTCGAGAACGAGTTGCGGCAGGCGCAGAAGATGGAAGCCGTCGGGCGCCTGGCCACCGGCATCGCCCACGACTTCAACAACCTGATCACGGTGTTGCTCGGCTACAGCGACGAGTTGATCGAGCAGGTGCCGGAAGGTTCAGATTGGCAGCGTTCGGCCATCGAGATTCGCCGCGCCGCCGAACGCGCCTCGGGCCTGACCCAGCAGTTGCTGTCGTTCAGTCGCCGGCAGGCGGCGGTCGCCCACACCGTGGACCTGAACCTGGTCGTGGCCAATATGGAGGACCTGATCCGGCGGTTGCTCGGTCCCGAGATCCGCCTCGAGTTCTCGCTCGACCCGAACCTGGCCACCATTCGCGCCGACGGCGCGCAGATCGGTCAGGTGGTGATGAACCTGGTGGTCAACGCCCGTGACGCCATGCCCAAGGGCGGCGTGCTGGCCATCGAGACCGCGAATGTCGAGCTTGGCAGCGAGCATCTCGACGTCATTCCCGGGCCTCACGTCAGCCTGTGCGTGCGCGACAGCGGCGTCGGCATGGCGGCCGACGTTCGCAACCGCCTGTTCGAGCCGTTCTTCACGACCAAGGAATCGGGCCAGGGCACCGGGCTGGGGCTGTCGCTGGTGCAGGGCATCGTCCGGCAAAGCGGCGGGCACATCGTGGTCGAGAGCCAGCCCGGCGCCGGCAGTGCGTTCCACGTGTACTTCCCCCGCCAGGTCGATGAGGCGCCGGCGCCGCTCATTGCGCCACCGGCGGCGGTCAGTTCGGTCTCGGTCAAGGGCGAGGGCACCGTGCTGCTGGCCGAAGACGACCGGCCGGTGCGCCGGCTGGTGGTGACGGAACTGGGCCGCCGCGGCTTCACGGTGCTCGAAGCCGAGGATGGCCGTGCCGCGCTCGACCTGTTCCTGCAGCACCAGGACACCATCGACATCGTCGTCACCGACGTCGTCATGCCGCGCATGAACGGCGCCGACCTGGCGAAGGAGGTCGAGAGGATTCGCCCCGGCACCAAGCTCCTGTTCATCTCCGGTCATCCCGAACGCGCCGGCTCCGGCGTGGATCCCACCGGAGTCACCAACCTGCTGATGAAGCCGTTTACGGCCGACACGCTCGCATCCCGCATCAAGGACACGCTGTCCGGAAAGAAGGAGCCCGATGGCTGGAACGGCTGA
- a CDS encoding aminomethyltransferase family protein — protein sequence MPVGSAFHARTRELCESLSYRDWAGYYAVSAYETHYEHEYNALRNACGLIDISPLFKYRVSGKDATRLVNRIITRDAAKMAVGQVYYTPWCDDDGKVIDDGTVTRVGEQSYRWTAADPSLRWLTQNSSGLDVQVDDVSEQVAALALQGPTSAALLRRVCTANLDSLRYFRATSGTIAGIPVDISRTGYTGDLGYEIWLPWDAALQVWDAIVSAGPTFDLHPVGMLALDIARIEAGLLLIDVDFHGSRKALIESQKYTPFELGMARLVDMKKGPFIGRKAIAEEVRRGQARQIVGLELEWTDVEKLYEAVGLPPTAPAGTSRVAVPVYNGSTQVGRATSTTWSPVLKKLIALATIDAPHFAMGTRLEMEMTVDAVRHRAKASVVPTPFFNPPRKTGISG from the coding sequence GTGCCCGTTGGTTCCGCCTTCCACGCCCGCACCCGCGAACTGTGCGAAAGCCTCAGCTATCGCGACTGGGCCGGCTATTACGCCGTCAGCGCCTACGAGACGCACTACGAGCACGAATACAACGCCCTGCGCAATGCCTGCGGCCTGATCGACATCTCCCCGCTGTTCAAATACCGCGTGTCGGGCAAGGATGCGACCCGCCTGGTGAACCGCATCATCACGCGCGATGCCGCGAAGATGGCCGTCGGGCAGGTCTATTACACCCCCTGGTGCGATGACGATGGGAAGGTCATCGATGATGGGACGGTGACGCGGGTGGGGGAGCAGTCGTATCGGTGGACGGCCGCGGACCCGAGCTTGCGCTGGTTGACGCAGAACTCGTCTGGCCTCGACGTCCAGGTCGATGACGTGTCGGAGCAGGTGGCCGCCCTGGCACTGCAGGGACCAACCTCGGCCGCACTGCTGCGCCGCGTCTGTACGGCCAACCTCGATTCGCTGCGCTACTTCCGCGCCACCAGCGGCACCATTGCCGGCATTCCGGTGGACATCTCGCGCACGGGTTATACCGGCGACCTTGGCTATGAAATCTGGCTGCCGTGGGATGCGGCGTTGCAGGTCTGGGACGCGATCGTGTCGGCCGGTCCCACGTTCGACCTGCACCCGGTCGGCATGCTCGCGCTCGACATCGCGCGCATCGAGGCCGGACTGTTGCTGATCGACGTGGACTTCCACGGCAGCCGCAAGGCCCTGATCGAGTCGCAGAAGTACACGCCGTTCGAACTGGGCATGGCTCGGCTGGTGGACATGAAGAAAGGTCCGTTCATAGGCCGCAAGGCGATTGCCGAAGAGGTCCGTCGCGGGCAGGCGCGGCAGATCGTCGGGCTCGAGCTCGAGTGGACGGATGTGGAGAAGCTCTACGAGGCGGTTGGACTGCCGCCGACCGCACCCGCCGGCACGTCACGCGTGGCCGTACCGGTCTACAACGGCAGCACGCAGGTGGGCCGCGCAACCTCCACCACCTGGTCGCCGGTCCTGAAGAAGCTGATTGCGCTGGCGACCATCGACGCGCCGCATTTCGCCATGGGAACGCGCCTGGAAATGGAAATGACGGTGGATGCGGTGCGGCATCGGGCGAAGGCGTCGGTCGTGCCGACGCCCTTCTTCAACCCGCCTCGGAAGACGGGAATATCCGGCTAA
- a CDS encoding nitrilase-related carbon-nitrogen hydrolase yields the protein MKLALIQQHATADKTANVARGLAALDTAAQNGAQLACFAELAFEWFYPQRPAELGFRDLAEPLDGPTVKAFQQKACELGMVVVINLYEREGDQTFDSSPVIDADGTLLGVTRMIHITEYPCFHEQGYYTPGDKGAPVFKTKVGNVGVAICYDRHFPEYMRALAVNGADLVIVPQAGAVDEWPEGLYEAEMRVAAFQNGYFTALCNRVGKEECLDFAGESFVCGPDGEVLARGAKSADDIVYAEVDLAKTADSNARRLFIKHRRPELYAGWIKEK from the coding sequence ATGAAGCTTGCACTCATCCAGCAACACGCCACCGCCGACAAGACCGCCAACGTCGCGCGCGGCCTCGCGGCGCTCGACACCGCCGCGCAGAACGGCGCCCAACTGGCGTGCTTCGCCGAACTGGCGTTCGAGTGGTTCTACCCGCAGCGCCCGGCCGAACTCGGGTTTCGCGACCTGGCCGAGCCGCTCGACGGACCGACCGTGAAAGCGTTCCAGCAGAAGGCCTGCGAGCTGGGCATGGTGGTGGTGATTAACCTCTACGAGCGTGAGGGCGACCAGACCTTTGACAGCTCGCCGGTGATCGACGCCGATGGCACACTGCTCGGCGTGACCCGGATGATTCACATCACCGAGTACCCGTGCTTCCACGAACAGGGTTACTACACCCCCGGCGACAAGGGCGCGCCGGTGTTCAAGACCAAGGTTGGCAATGTTGGCGTGGCGATCTGCTACGACCGTCACTTCCCGGAGTACATGCGAGCCCTCGCCGTGAACGGCGCGGACCTGGTGATCGTGCCGCAGGCCGGCGCCGTGGACGAATGGCCCGAGGGGCTCTACGAAGCCGAGATGCGGGTCGCCGCCTTCCAGAACGGGTACTTCACCGCGCTCTGTAACCGGGTCGGGAAAGAGGAGTGCCTGGACTTTGCGGGTGAGTCCTTCGTGTGCGGCCCCGACGGAGAAGTGCTCGCGCGCGGCGCGAAAAGCGCCGACGACATCGTCTATGCCGAGGTCGATCTGGCCAAGACGGCCGACTCAAACGCGCGGCGCCTATTCATCAAGCATCGCCGGCCCGAACTCTACGCCGGCTGGATCAAAGAAAAGTAA
- a CDS encoding FAD-linked oxidase C-terminal domain-containing protein has product MIDELRSLLGDRVSTAEAVREHHSHGESWHAAGMPEAVVFPTSTDEVSAIVRICAAHGTPIVAFGMGSSLEGHVNAVHGGVSIDMTRMTRVLRLSPEDLDITVEAGLTRLKLDAHLKNTGLMFPIDPGADATIGGMTATRASGTTAVRYGTMRDNVLGLTVVLADGQVITTGGRARKSSSGYDLTRLLVGSEGTLGVITEVTLRLYGKPEAVRAAVCPFESMAGAAATVIQTIQLGIPVARIEIVDEAQLRVVNAYSKTNYPIGPTLFFEFHGISDVMVDEQIKAVEEIAREQGARGFQWASTLEDRNTLWTARHNAYYATVASRPGARAWTTDICVPISHLAECILETQADLKEAGVVAPLVGHAGDGNFHLIFMLDANDPKEFAQISRLNDRLVERSLKFGGTCSGEHGVGIGKLKYLSKEHGASLDVMRAIKRALDPNHLMNPGKLIPD; this is encoded by the coding sequence GTGATTGACGAACTGAGAAGTCTCCTTGGCGACCGCGTCTCGACCGCCGAGGCGGTGCGCGAACACCACAGCCACGGCGAGTCGTGGCACGCCGCCGGCATGCCCGAGGCGGTGGTGTTCCCCACTTCGACCGATGAGGTCAGCGCGATCGTCCGGATCTGCGCCGCGCACGGCACGCCGATCGTGGCGTTTGGCATGGGCAGCTCGCTCGAGGGTCACGTCAACGCTGTTCACGGCGGCGTCTCGATCGACATGACGCGGATGACACGGGTGTTGCGGCTCAGTCCGGAAGATCTCGACATCACCGTCGAGGCGGGGCTGACGCGGCTCAAGCTCGACGCCCACCTGAAGAACACCGGCCTGATGTTTCCGATCGACCCCGGTGCCGATGCCACCATCGGAGGCATGACGGCGACGCGCGCCTCCGGCACGACCGCGGTCCGCTATGGGACGATGCGCGACAACGTGCTGGGATTGACGGTGGTGTTGGCCGATGGCCAGGTCATCACGACCGGCGGCCGCGCCAGGAAGTCGTCGTCCGGATACGACCTCACGCGGCTGTTGGTCGGCTCCGAAGGCACGCTGGGGGTGATCACCGAGGTCACGCTCAGGCTGTACGGTAAGCCCGAGGCGGTCCGCGCCGCCGTGTGCCCGTTCGAGTCGATGGCCGGGGCCGCCGCCACCGTGATCCAGACCATCCAGCTTGGCATCCCGGTCGCCCGCATCGAGATCGTGGACGAAGCGCAACTGCGCGTCGTCAACGCCTACTCCAAGACCAACTACCCAATTGGGCCGACGCTGTTCTTCGAGTTCCACGGCATCAGCGACGTGATGGTTGACGAGCAGATCAAGGCGGTCGAAGAGATCGCCCGCGAGCAGGGCGCCAGGGGCTTCCAGTGGGCCTCGACCCTCGAGGACCGCAATACTCTGTGGACGGCGCGCCACAACGCCTACTACGCGACGGTGGCGTCGCGCCCCGGCGCCCGTGCCTGGACCACCGACATCTGCGTGCCGATCTCGCACCTGGCCGAGTGCATTCTCGAGACCCAGGCCGACCTGAAGGAGGCCGGCGTGGTCGCGCCCCTGGTCGGTCACGCCGGCGACGGCAACTTCCACCTGATCTTCATGCTCGACGCCAACGACCCGAAAGAGTTCGCGCAGATCTCGCGCCTGAACGACCGGCTGGTCGAGCGGTCGCTGAAGTTTGGCGGCACCTGCAGCGGCGAGCACGGCGTGGGCATCGGCAAGCTCAAGTACTTGTCGAAAGAGCACGGCGCGTCACTCGACGTCATGCGCGCGATCAAACGTGCTCTCGATCCAAACCACCTCATGAATCCGGGTAAACTGATCCCCGACTGA
- a CDS encoding DUF2461 domain-containing protein — protein sequence MFTPKTLSFLRSLKRNNKREWFHSRRDQFDEHCRAPMVEVVERLALDLPAFAPELIAGVRESLFRQFRDTRFSDDKTPMKTNVAATFPHRALGRMNGASFYFEVGPDYVWIGGGVYRPDTSQLHLLREHIAAHYRRLDTIVNAPAFKKLGGLRGDTLTRVPRGFDKNHPAARYLVHKQFMTFREESGTFATSKDFYKNLLATFKTLSPMVKFMNEPLIAAETPSRKAHFLLDE from the coding sequence ATGTTTACGCCGAAGACGCTGTCGTTTCTCCGCTCACTCAAGCGCAATAACAAACGCGAGTGGTTTCACTCGCGCCGGGATCAGTTCGACGAGCACTGCCGCGCGCCCATGGTCGAAGTGGTCGAACGACTGGCCCTCGACCTGCCGGCCTTCGCGCCGGAGCTGATCGCGGGCGTGAGGGAGTCGCTGTTCCGGCAGTTTCGCGACACGCGGTTCAGCGACGACAAGACGCCCATGAAGACCAACGTCGCCGCAACGTTTCCTCATCGCGCGCTCGGCCGCATGAATGGCGCCAGCTTCTATTTCGAGGTGGGACCTGATTACGTCTGGATTGGCGGCGGCGTCTACCGGCCCGACACGTCGCAACTGCACCTGCTGCGCGAGCACATTGCCGCCCACTACCGCCGGCTCGACACCATCGTCAACGCACCGGCCTTCAAGAAGCTTGGCGGGCTGCGTGGCGACACCCTGACGCGGGTGCCGCGCGGGTTCGACAAGAACCACCCGGCCGCCCGCTACCTGGTGCACAAGCAGTTCATGACCTTCCGCGAAGAGTCGGGCACGTTCGCGACGTCGAAGGACTTCTACAAGAACCTGCTGGCGACGTTCAAGACACTCTCGCCGATGGTGAAGTTCATGAACGAGCCGCTGATCGCGGCGGAGACGCCTTCCCGTAAGGCGCACTTCCTCCTGGACGAGTAG
- a CDS encoding APC family permease yields the protein MAGTAETPALKRALGRWDLTAIGVNQVIGSAIFLLPADVARLVGPWGPLAFMAVGLLSLSIALCFAEVGSRFEKTGGPYLPARAAFGRFVGFEVGWMMWFTRVTSQASVANGLALALAFYWPALAAGLPRMALIAGLTIAITWINVRGIRQSSWVVNALTIGKLAPLAIFIIVGIWYIDPARFAEMPAVTQQQLSSALILLIFAYGGYEVTGVLAGEAANPRRDVPFAFVATLVTVSVVMSLTSLVATGVLPDLGASRTPLADGAAIFIGAAGALMISIGSAVSMTGNNMGQILNGSRTLFALAENGDLPKWFAKVHPAYLTPSNAILFTAVVALTLALTGSFVALAAVSAIARLVMYLAVCASTLVLRKHDREIAAQVGSHFGDLDGAVAPAKFTVPLGPVIPVVASIVALGILAGASQAQLSAGAAALAAGAVLYFVATRLKM from the coding sequence ATGGCTGGAACGGCTGAGACACCCGCGCTCAAGCGCGCGCTCGGGCGCTGGGACCTGACCGCGATTGGCGTGAACCAGGTCATTGGCAGCGCCATCTTCCTGCTGCCGGCCGACGTGGCGAGGCTGGTCGGTCCGTGGGGGCCGCTGGCGTTCATGGCGGTGGGCCTGCTGTCGTTGTCGATCGCCCTGTGCTTCGCGGAAGTCGGCAGCCGCTTCGAGAAGACCGGCGGCCCGTACCTGCCGGCGCGGGCGGCCTTTGGCCGCTTCGTCGGATTCGAGGTCGGCTGGATGATGTGGTTCACGCGCGTCACCAGCCAGGCGTCGGTCGCCAATGGGCTCGCCCTGGCACTGGCGTTCTATTGGCCGGCCCTGGCAGCGGGCCTGCCGCGCATGGCGCTGATTGCCGGACTGACCATCGCGATCACCTGGATCAACGTGCGCGGCATCAGGCAGTCGTCGTGGGTGGTCAACGCGCTGACCATCGGCAAGCTGGCGCCGCTCGCCATCTTCATCATCGTCGGCATTTGGTACATCGACCCGGCGCGGTTCGCGGAGATGCCCGCGGTCACGCAGCAGCAATTGTCGAGCGCGCTGATCCTGCTGATCTTTGCGTATGGCGGCTACGAGGTCACCGGTGTGCTGGCCGGCGAAGCGGCCAACCCGCGCCGCGACGTGCCCTTCGCCTTCGTGGCCACGCTCGTCACCGTGTCGGTCGTCATGTCGCTGACGTCGCTCGTGGCGACCGGCGTGCTGCCGGACCTGGGCGCCAGCCGCACGCCGCTGGCCGATGGTGCGGCGATCTTCATCGGCGCGGCCGGCGCGCTGATGATCTCGATCGGCTCGGCGGTGTCGATGACCGGCAACAACATGGGGCAGATCCTGAACGGGTCACGCACCCTTTTCGCGCTGGCCGAGAACGGCGACCTGCCGAAATGGTTCGCGAAGGTCCACCCGGCGTATCTCACGCCCTCGAACGCCATCCTGTTCACGGCCGTGGTCGCGCTCACCCTGGCGCTGACCGGATCGTTCGTGGCGCTGGCGGCGGTGTCGGCCATCGCCCGGCTGGTGATGTACCTGGCGGTGTGCGCCTCGACGCTGGTGCTCAGGAAGCACGACCGAGAAATTGCCGCGCAGGTGGGCTCACACTTCGGCGACCTGGATGGAGCGGTTGCCCCGGCAAAGTTCACCGTGCCCCTCGGGCCGGTGATCCCCGTGGTTGCGTCGATCGTGGCCCTGGGAATCCTGGCGGGCGCGAGCCAGGCGCAGCTGTCGGCCGGCGCCGCCGCGCTCGCCGCCGGCGCGGTGCTCTACTTCGTCGCCACCCGCCTGAAGATGTAG
- a CDS encoding aromatic ring-hydroxylating dioxygenase subunit alpha: MSTTSPGRARTTLEARAYTDPAWFQSESDRIFARMWLAVGRAPELAQPGAFITRDIAGASVIVVRGADGRLAAFHNVCRHRGTRLCVTDEGTFAGSIQCPYHAWTYGLDGALLAAPQMDAAPGFDKAAYPLRPAACETWDGHIFINLSDAPPPLHDQIHGLPERFASYGMQDLRMVHRIQYDVATNWKLVVQNYNECLHCPVIHPLLNRMHHYLGAENVPSTETYCGGAMGFKDGVETLSTDGKRRRAVLPGLGERERDLVNYFAIYPNFLLTLHPDYMMTITIWPQSPGRTRLVAEWHFHPDEIAKPGFVYEDAIEFWDRTNREDWAISEQSYQGISSRGYQPGPYSAREQQLWEFDQFVLKKIKGDQEIKRSDIQDF; the protein is encoded by the coding sequence ATGAGCACCACTTCCCCGGGCCGCGCGCGCACCACGCTCGAGGCCCGCGCGTATACCGATCCGGCGTGGTTCCAGTCCGAGAGCGACCGGATCTTCGCGAGGATGTGGCTGGCCGTCGGCCGTGCGCCCGAGCTGGCGCAGCCAGGCGCGTTCATCACCCGCGACATTGCAGGCGCGAGCGTGATCGTGGTGCGCGGCGCCGATGGCCGGCTCGCGGCGTTTCATAACGTTTGCCGCCACCGTGGCACACGCCTGTGCGTGACCGACGAAGGGACGTTCGCCGGCAGCATCCAGTGTCCGTATCACGCCTGGACCTACGGACTCGACGGCGCGTTGCTGGCCGCGCCGCAAATGGACGCCGCCCCGGGGTTCGACAAGGCGGCCTACCCGCTGCGCCCGGCCGCGTGCGAAACGTGGGACGGGCACATCTTCATCAACCTGTCGGACGCGCCGCCGCCGCTTCACGATCAGATCCACGGCCTGCCCGAGCGCTTTGCATCGTACGGCATGCAGGACCTGCGGATGGTCCACCGCATCCAGTATGACGTGGCGACGAACTGGAAGCTGGTGGTGCAGAACTACAACGAGTGCCTGCACTGCCCGGTGATCCATCCGCTGCTGAACCGGATGCACCATTACCTCGGCGCCGAGAACGTGCCGTCAACCGAGACCTACTGCGGCGGGGCGATGGGTTTCAAGGACGGGGTCGAGACGCTCAGCACCGACGGCAAGCGCCGCCGCGCCGTGCTGCCGGGCCTCGGCGAGCGCGAGCGGGACCTGGTCAACTACTTTGCGATCTACCCGAACTTCCTGCTCACGCTGCATCCCGACTACATGATGACCATCACCATCTGGCCGCAGAGTCCCGGCCGGACCCGGCTGGTGGCCGAGTGGCACTTCCATCCTGACGAGATCGCGAAGCCGGGGTTCGTCTACGAGGACGCGATCGAGTTCTGGGACCGCACCAATCGCGAGGACTGGGCCATCTCGGAGCAGTCGTACCAGGGCATCAGCTCGCGCGGCTACCAGCCGGGCCCCTACTCGGCGCGCGAACAGCAACTGTGGGAGTTCGATCAGTTCGTGCTTAAAAAGATCAAAGGAGATCAAGAGATCAAGAGATCAGATATTCAAGATTTCTGA